ACTAATTTAATAAGCAGAGATAACTGCCTGGAATTGTTGACCCTTTTTACTGATTTTTTCACTTGTGAAGTGTCAAAATTATTTTGATCCATAATGCACAAAGTTAAATATACATAAACTCAATAAATAAAAACTTTAGAATTAACCTGAAGGTTTTTATAAATGATCTCAAGATCTTCATCGCCAAAGCGAACACAACCATGAGTGACGGGCATTCCCAGAAATCTTTTATAGATGGTTCCATGTAGCATGTAACCATGACCAAGGTATAAAGCATAGTCGCCTAATACACCTGTCTCATATCGTTCGGGGGCATCGGGCGCAAGTATAGGAAGACCTTCCTCGATAAACGCCCAGTCAGGTTTTCGCCATACAGGTGATTCAGTCTTTCCCTGAATTTTAAACTGACCACGGGGAGTTTTAAACATATATTTCTGATCTGCGCCGGCATCCAGCAATACATAACTGCCTGTTGAACAAATACCTTTCCGGATAATGGAATCAGCTTCTTTCAAAACAAATTCATTCTCACTTGTATTAATAATCAGATAAGGATTTTTTGGTGTGAGCTTATCCACTTTCTTCTGCAAGGTGGCAATGTTCTTTATCTTCTGGCCTATTAAACTCTCTATTTCAGATGCTGAAATGGCCTGTCGATGGGAGGGGAAGTTTGGATCCTTGAAAAAAGTTAGCATGACTTCACGGATAGGGATTGAAAATAACAGGGTTAACGTACAAAGTATTATCATGATAAACACCCCGGAAAAAATGAGCAGCCATGATTTCTTTATTATTGGCT
This genomic stretch from Bacteroidota bacterium harbors:
- a CDS encoding L,D-transpeptidase, with amino-acid sequence MNRFIGTTDEISAPAERQPIIKKSWLLIFSGVFIMIILCTLTLLFSIPIREVMLTFFKDPNFPSHRQAISASEIESLIGQKIKNIATLQKKVDKLTPKNPYLIINTSENEFVLKEADSIIRKGICSTGSYVLLDAGADQKYMFKTPRGQFKIQGKTESPVWRKPDWAFIEEGLPILAPDAPERYETGVLGDYALYLGHGYMLHGTIYKRFLGMPVTHGCVRFGDEDLEIIYKNLQVNSKVFIY